From a region of the Mucilaginibacter sp. PAMB04168 genome:
- a CDS encoding plasmid transfer protein — MNKKLVALLILIVGIMFTSLSVNAQTPVGNDQYKDAVSFLQGNGVYDRPVMKFFEGMRDYAFGNFAAFIYDAQGLACIFMLMFFSIKSYEMMSGDKQLEVMPLLRPFGLMMVIMWWGVFCRVLAYPTDLVAAKAEAMFGEQQDEINNMRFERAALMIQVADQLMTFQAKTEIAADEAKETNQGVGKQIVESVKGFFADNIYNPIVEMKIRMQTSLQLLLTQALELISLWILRICVYVVFMLQIIYSTILVILGPFSVAVSVLPAYRDAFSTWVARFVSVNLYVGVAYLILYVVGMLQKYAMSVEIEKYKSLVNGSGDAMEKMAWLAGNGVLSFGLVIVAFFVGAIAITTVPSISTWIISTSGISSAASTAARTGSQVGRMASAAVFKK; from the coding sequence ATGAATAAGAAATTAGTAGCACTACTTATCCTGATAGTCGGGATAATGTTCACCAGTTTGAGTGTAAACGCACAAACGCCAGTCGGAAACGACCAATATAAAGATGCAGTTAGCTTTTTGCAGGGCAACGGAGTTTACGACCGCCCAGTAATGAAGTTTTTTGAAGGCATGAGAGATTACGCCTTTGGCAACTTTGCTGCATTCATTTACGATGCGCAGGGTTTGGCCTGCATTTTCATGCTGATGTTTTTCTCCATTAAATCTTATGAAATGATGTCCGGTGATAAGCAATTGGAGGTGATGCCGCTGTTAAGGCCGTTTGGTTTAATGATGGTCATTATGTGGTGGGGCGTTTTTTGCAGGGTACTTGCCTATCCTACCGATCTTGTCGCTGCCAAGGCCGAGGCCATGTTTGGTGAACAGCAGGACGAAATAAATAATATGAGGTTTGAACGGGCTGCACTAATGATACAGGTTGCAGATCAACTAATGACTTTTCAGGCCAAGACCGAAATAGCGGCAGACGAGGCCAAAGAAACCAATCAGGGTGTAGGAAAACAGATCGTTGAAAGTGTAAAGGGGTTCTTTGCAGATAATATTTATAACCCCATTGTAGAAATGAAAATCAGAATGCAAACCAGTTTGCAATTACTGCTCACGCAAGCTTTGGAACTCATTTCCTTATGGATATTAAGAATTTGCGTTTATGTTGTTTTCATGCTTCAAATTATCTATTCAACCATCTTAGTCATACTTGGGCCGTTTTCGGTAGCGGTGAGCGTACTTCCTGCATATAGGGATGCTTTTAGCACCTGGGTAGCACGGTTTGTTTCTGTAAACTTATACGTTGGAGTTGCTTATTTAATCCTTTACGTTGTTGGAATGCTTCAAAAATACGCCATGAGCGTTGAGATTGAAAAATACAAATCTTTAGTCAATGGTAGTGGGGACGCTATGGAGAAAATGGCATGGTTGGCAGGAAACGGAGTGTTGAGTTTTGGACTTGTAATTGTTGCCTTTTTTGTAGGCGCTATCGCTATTACTACAGTACCAAGTATAAGCACCTGGATAATCTCAACTTCTGGTATTTCTTCGGCAGCATCAACAGCAGCCCGTACAGGCTCACAGGTTGGAAGAATGGCATCGGCAGCCGTTTTCAAAAAATAA
- the traK gene encoding conjugative transposon protein TraK, whose translation MLIKNIENKIRLALFIALGSFITSIIIVVIVSVSAYKQVSSARENIYILDNNVPILAKQTNMQLNRPAEYRAHIDLFHSIFFSLTPDDKYIEYQMKRAMYLVDESGALQYNNLKEKGFFNSILSSSSVLTLQTDSIQLDMVNKRFIYYGKQIIDRRSSTVTRSLITTGNLKDIPRSDNNSHGVLITNWKTLENKDLSNVQKNQF comes from the coding sequence ATGCTAATTAAAAATATAGAGAATAAAATAAGGTTAGCCTTATTTATCGCATTAGGAAGCTTTATCACATCTATTATTATAGTGGTGATAGTTTCTGTATCTGCATATAAACAGGTAAGCAGCGCACGGGAAAACATTTATATCCTCGATAATAATGTACCCATCTTAGCAAAGCAGACCAATATGCAGCTTAACAGACCCGCAGAATATCGGGCGCACATTGACCTTTTCCATTCTATCTTTTTTTCGTTAACCCCTGATGACAAGTATATAGAATACCAAATGAAACGGGCTATGTATTTGGTTGATGAAAGCGGAGCATTACAGTATAATAACTTAAAGGAAAAAGGCTTTTTCAACTCTATCCTTTCTTCAAGTTCCGTCTTAACACTGCAAACCGATAGCATTCAGCTTGATATGGTTAATAAACGCTTTATCTACTACGGAAAGCAGATCATTGATAGGCGCAGCTCGACGGTGACACGCTCACTGATCACTACGGGCAACCTTAAGGATATACCAAGGAGCGATAATAATTCGCACGGAGTTTTAATAACCAATTGGAAAACACTTGAAAATAAAGACTTAAGCAATGTTCAAAAGAATCAGTTCTAA
- the traM gene encoding conjugative transposon protein TraM: MKIDFKKPKYVIPIIILPFLFLFFYAYKSFSKDEEKTVENKPELQSNVASVSEDIKKRELGNKLDAFKDQYKAGDGYTAVGALEEDPTASGVLEGQYNDREKYVLDSIDAAYKARFGKSPNAKGSSYSGSGRNAIPRSMSAYENRGSTNSLSREDQELANALSNLKGTGNSGRSQQSGQNPKEKYEDPMALFRDQMKLIDSVGKANDPDYKAQKEKESLLNKVDNQVAKLPKLDVEKASNMNDAFNTVQVAKKNDFIKAIIDQTVTGYAGSRVRIRLLEDIKAGKHLIKRGTYIYALISGFDQQRVKLTVTSVMTDDKILPVKLELYDLDGMQGLFVPASAFRAFTKEVSDLGSSVQMQQDPSSANQLYMSALSKLFTSTSTAISKLIRQNKAKLKYSTFVYLIDPDELKEQQQNY, translated from the coding sequence ATGAAAATAGATTTTAAAAAACCGAAGTATGTTATACCAATTATAATACTTCCCTTCCTTTTCCTGTTTTTTTATGCTTACAAATCATTTAGTAAGGATGAAGAAAAGACGGTCGAGAATAAGCCTGAATTACAATCGAACGTAGCAAGCGTTTCCGAGGATATTAAAAAACGGGAACTGGGGAACAAGCTTGATGCTTTTAAAGACCAGTACAAAGCAGGTGACGGTTATACCGCAGTAGGCGCTTTGGAAGAAGACCCCACAGCATCAGGAGTATTGGAGGGGCAATATAACGACCGTGAGAAATATGTTTTGGATAGTATCGATGCAGCATATAAAGCCCGGTTTGGAAAGTCTCCCAACGCCAAAGGCAGCAGCTATTCAGGCTCTGGCCGAAATGCCATTCCAAGAAGTATGTCAGCTTATGAAAACAGGGGAAGCACCAACAGCTTAAGCCGAGAAGATCAGGAGTTAGCAAATGCCCTATCCAACTTGAAAGGAACAGGTAATTCCGGCAGGTCGCAACAGAGCGGACAGAATCCAAAGGAAAAATACGAAGACCCAATGGCCTTGTTTCGCGATCAAATGAAGCTTATCGACAGCGTAGGTAAAGCGAACGACCCCGATTATAAAGCCCAAAAAGAAAAAGAATCATTATTAAATAAAGTTGATAACCAAGTAGCCAAACTACCGAAGCTGGATGTAGAGAAAGCTTCAAACATGAATGATGCTTTTAATACTGTTCAGGTGGCTAAGAAGAACGATTTTATTAAAGCTATTATAGATCAAACGGTCACAGGGTACGCAGGTTCAAGGGTTCGCATCCGCTTGTTAGAAGATATTAAAGCGGGGAAGCACCTAATTAAAAGAGGCACATATATCTATGCCCTGATATCAGGATTTGACCAACAACGGGTAAAGTTGACCGTAACGTCTGTTATGACGGATGATAAGATACTGCCAGTAAAGTTAGAATTGTACGATCTGGATGGTATGCAAGGGCTGTTTGTTCCTGCATCTGCTTTTAGAGCCTTTACAAAGGAGGTAAGCGATTTGGGTTCAAGTGTTCAGATGCAGCAAGACCCTTCAAGCGCAAATCAGCTTTACATGAGCGCCTTATCTAAACTCTTTACCTCAACTTCTACGGCCATATCCAAACTTATCAGGCAAAATAAGGCAAAGTTAAAGTACAGCACTTTTGTGTACCTCATTGACCCGGACGAATTAAAAGAACAACAACAAAACTACTAA
- the traN gene encoding conjugative transposon protein TraN: MKKILILLSMVFLLAFNGYSQEKIKDGTLQKSKLEKIYITQDVSLHFVSPEPIQYADISTKSMLGDLPVKNVLRIKFIPDSAKQYGFVNRSLGIVTVVGEKFIAQYDVWYTENEESVQTQIEILPQNTNPLNVGNIPMSQNDLHNYALQTLKKGTKTHAIRSSAYGMDAQVNNVYTVDDYVFIDVTYSNNTNLKYDVDEFRFKIDDKRITKATNVQSIEVKPVYQLYDKASFKKTYRNVFAFKKFTFPDNKVLAIELTEKQISGRVITLQLDYSDVLNADTL; the protein is encoded by the coding sequence ATGAAAAAGATACTTATATTATTATCAATGGTTTTCCTTTTAGCATTCAATGGCTATTCGCAGGAAAAAATTAAAGACGGTACATTACAGAAAAGTAAGCTCGAGAAGATTTACATAACACAGGATGTATCACTACACTTTGTATCACCAGAGCCTATCCAATATGCTGATATCTCCACAAAAAGTATGTTGGGTGATCTGCCAGTTAAGAATGTTCTAAGAATCAAGTTCATTCCCGATAGCGCAAAGCAATACGGTTTCGTAAACCGAAGCCTGGGCATAGTTACTGTTGTTGGTGAGAAGTTTATCGCCCAGTACGATGTTTGGTATACTGAAAATGAAGAAAGTGTTCAAACGCAAATTGAAATCCTGCCTCAGAATACAAATCCTTTAAACGTTGGCAATATCCCAATGTCACAAAACGATCTTCATAATTATGCTTTACAGACATTAAAGAAAGGAACCAAGACCCACGCCATCCGCTCGTCAGCTTATGGAATGGATGCACAGGTCAATAATGTGTACACGGTTGATGATTATGTATTTATTGATGTGACCTACTCAAATAATACCAATCTTAAATATGACGTTGACGAGTTCCGCTTTAAAATCGATGATAAGCGGATTACAAAGGCCACAAACGTACAGTCTATTGAAGTCAAACCAGTTTATCAGCTTTATGATAAAGCTTCATTTAAAAAGACGTATAGGAACGTTTTTGCCTTTAAGAAGTTCACTTTTCCCGATAATAAGGTTTTAGCCATAGAACTTACTGAAAA